The following are from one region of the Bacteroidales bacterium genome:
- a CDS encoding TraB/GumN family protein, giving the protein MKKQIITFIFLLFVGATFAQTSSSLFWKVSGNGLKKPSYLFGTFHLLSNSFADSLPIVMKSFQEADAIVGELLIDSNMQAPMMAASMLQGTTLKELLPDSVFQKVDAWFQKEAGMPLEQLNVLNPTAVTAIAMLITQQKYLPNPEGEIALDAYFQERGKAEGKEVLGLETIHDQVKALFGSVSLERQVEIMTETFYDPKPAQEYLFTMNKAYRQADFKGLEEMMYTSTYKPEELKILLDDRNFAWADQLPGLMKDKSLFIAVGALHLSGANGLVSLLRNLGYEVTPLTPKDSERKGISG; this is encoded by the coding sequence ATGAAAAAGCAAATCATCACCTTCATATTCCTCCTCTTTGTTGGCGCTACTTTCGCCCAAACTTCCTCTTCCCTTTTCTGGAAAGTGAGTGGCAACGGCCTGAAGAAACCTTCCTATCTCTTCGGCACTTTTCACCTGCTGAGTAATTCCTTCGCGGATTCATTGCCCATAGTGATGAAATCGTTCCAGGAAGCTGATGCCATTGTTGGCGAACTCCTGATCGACAGCAATATGCAGGCTCCCATGATGGCAGCTTCAATGCTTCAGGGCACCACATTGAAAGAATTACTTCCGGATTCGGTCTTTCAGAAAGTGGATGCCTGGTTCCAAAAGGAGGCGGGGATGCCGCTGGAGCAGCTCAATGTCCTGAATCCCACTGCCGTTACAGCAATCGCTATGCTGATCACTCAACAAAAGTATCTTCCGAATCCTGAAGGTGAAATCGCCCTGGATGCCTATTTCCAGGAAAGAGGAAAGGCTGAAGGGAAAGAGGTGCTCGGACTGGAGACCATCCACGACCAGGTGAAGGCACTGTTTGGCTCAGTAAGCCTTGAACGCCAGGTAGAAATCATGACTGAAACCTTCTATGACCCGAAGCCGGCACAGGAATACCTCTTCACCATGAATAAGGCTTACCGGCAGGCTGATTTTAAAGGGCTTGAAGAAATGATGTACACAAGCACCTATAAACCGGAAGAGCTTAAAATCCTGCTGGATGACCGTAACTTTGCCTGGGCAGACCAGCTTCCGGGCCTGATGAAGGATAAATCGCTGTTTATTGCTGTGGGAGCCCTTCATCTTAGCGGAGCAAACGGACTGGTAAGCCTTTTGAGAAACCTGGGCTATGAAGTAACCCCATTAACACCAAAGGATAGTGAGCGAAAAGGAATTTCTGGCTAA
- a CDS encoding sigma-70 family RNA polymerase sigma factor, translating into MSEKEFLAKLKEYQGIIYKLVHLYADTAEDKKDFYQEIVLQAWKSYPDFRGDSKFSTWLYKLCLHTLLTLKRKENRLQYSHDLQQYESHLTTTPGDEKEMLYKGIRSLPEIDKALVSLHLDGYGNQEISEIMGMSPNLVGVRLHRSKQQLIKFFKA; encoded by the coding sequence GTGAGCGAAAAGGAATTTCTGGCTAAACTGAAAGAGTACCAGGGCATCATCTACAAATTGGTGCATCTTTATGCGGATACGGCTGAGGATAAAAAGGATTTCTACCAGGAAATCGTCCTGCAGGCCTGGAAGTCGTATCCCGATTTCAGGGGTGACTCGAAATTCAGCACCTGGCTTTATAAGCTTTGTCTGCACACCCTGTTAACCCTGAAAAGGAAAGAAAACCGCCTGCAGTATTCACACGACCTGCAACAATACGAATCGCATCTTACAACCACTCCCGGTGATGAAAAAGAGATGCTTTACAAGGGCATCCGCTCCCTTCCTGAAATCGACAAGGCATTGGTATCATTGCACCTCGACGGTTACGGAAACCAGGAAATCAGTGAAATCATGGGGATGTCGCCAAACCTGGTAGGCGTCAGGCTTCATCGCTCAAAACAACAGTTGATAAAATTCTTCAAGGCATAG
- a CDS encoding RNA-binding S4 domain-containing protein encodes MENESLRVDKWLWEVRLFKTRSQATDACKAGKIKMDGVNVKPAKDLKIGDVISVSLNPLFKTVKVKQFPKSRLGAKLVPDYMEDLTPQSEYDRVKLIEATNAEYRDRGAGRPTKKSRRLIDKLKHDKEAW; translated from the coding sequence ATGGAGAATGAATCCTTAAGAGTGGATAAATGGCTGTGGGAAGTCCGCCTGTTCAAGACCCGCAGCCAGGCCACCGATGCCTGCAAAGCAGGAAAGATTAAGATGGATGGGGTAAATGTGAAACCTGCTAAGGATCTTAAAATTGGAGATGTGATCTCCGTTAGCCTCAACCCGCTATTCAAAACCGTAAAGGTTAAGCAATTCCCTAAAAGTCGTTTGGGAGCCAAATTGGTGCCGGATTATATGGAGGACCTAACCCCCCAGTCAGAATATGACCGTGTGAAGCTCATCGAAGCAACCAATGCGGAATACCGCGATCGTGGAGCCGGCCGTCCCACCAAGAAAAGCCGGAGGCTAATCGATAAATTAAAACACGACAAGGAGGCGTGGTAA
- the der gene encoding ribosome biogenesis GTPase Der, which produces MSNILAIVGRPNVGKSTLFNRLTGSKEAIVDPTSGVTRDRHYGHSDWNGIEFSVIDTGGVMIGSDDIFEQAIHKQVELAIEEADSILFLVDGREGLTPLDEDVAHMIRRSGKKSFLAVNKVDTPNLEHIMGEFYSLGFDEIYPLSASNGTGSGDLLDAIVKDYTNTVEEVTEDLPRFTVVGRPNVGKSSFINALLGNERNIVTPVAGTTRDSIFTRYKSFGFDFFLVDTAGLRKKTKVTENLEFYSVMRSIRAIESSDVCFLVIDATLGFEGQDQNIFNLIQKNHKGIVILVNKWDLVERETNTARDYEANIRKSIAPFTDVPILFTSVINKQRIHKALEIATAVFANRTRHIPTHKLNDALLPIFSNSPPPMYKGKEVKIKYVTQLKTPYPSFVIFCNLPQYVKEPYMRFAENRIRELYEFNGAPMEVYFRKK; this is translated from the coding sequence ATGAGCAATATTCTGGCCATTGTCGGCCGACCGAATGTAGGGAAAAGTACATTATTCAACCGCCTTACCGGCTCAAAGGAAGCCATTGTGGATCCTACCAGTGGTGTGACCCGCGACAGGCACTATGGACATAGCGACTGGAATGGCATCGAGTTTTCGGTGATCGATACTGGCGGTGTGATGATTGGAAGTGATGATATTTTTGAACAAGCCATCCATAAACAAGTTGAATTAGCAATTGAAGAAGCCGACAGTATCCTTTTCCTTGTGGATGGCCGTGAAGGGCTCACTCCCCTGGATGAAGATGTTGCGCACATGATCCGTCGTTCAGGCAAGAAATCCTTCCTCGCGGTGAATAAAGTGGACACCCCCAACCTGGAGCATATCATGGGTGAATTCTACAGCCTTGGTTTTGACGAAATTTATCCTTTATCAGCCTCTAACGGAACTGGTAGCGGAGACTTGCTGGATGCGATAGTAAAGGATTATACGAATACTGTTGAAGAAGTGACAGAAGATCTGCCACGCTTTACGGTTGTGGGCAGGCCAAATGTAGGAAAATCCTCCTTCATCAATGCATTACTGGGAAATGAGAGGAATATTGTTACCCCTGTGGCCGGTACTACCCGTGATTCCATTTTTACCCGCTATAAATCATTTGGCTTCGATTTTTTCCTGGTGGATACCGCAGGATTGCGAAAGAAGACAAAAGTGACTGAAAATCTTGAGTTCTATTCAGTAATGCGTTCAATAAGGGCTATTGAGAGTTCAGATGTGTGTTTCCTGGTGATAGATGCTACATTAGGTTTTGAAGGACAGGATCAGAACATCTTTAATCTCATCCAGAAGAACCATAAAGGCATCGTTATCCTGGTGAATAAATGGGATCTCGTGGAGCGTGAAACCAATACTGCCAGGGATTATGAGGCAAATATCAGAAAGAGTATTGCCCCGTTTACCGATGTTCCAATCCTGTTTACTTCTGTGATCAATAAACAACGCATACATAAAGCCCTTGAGATTGCAACAGCAGTGTTTGCAAACAGGACCCGGCATATTCCCACACACAAGCTGAATGATGCGCTGCTGCCTATTTTCTCCAATTCACCTCCTCCTATGTATAAAGGTAAAGAGGTGAAGATAAAATATGTCACCCAGTTGAAGACGCCTTATCCCAGTTTCGTAATATTCTGTAATTTACCACAATATGTAAAGGAGCCCTATATGCGTTTTGCAGAAAACAGGATCAGGGAACTTTATGAATTCAATGGCGCCCCAATGGAAGTCTATTTCAGGAAGAAGTAG
- a CDS encoding PKD domain-containing protein, with amino-acid sequence MKKLYLLFLMCMLAFMASAQTFVVISGTVNDINTGMPIVNQAVLVQSDSTGGFIYVNTVYTNPNGYYLDTVPVISPALPTVITVSTIDCQDFAVTFCLTVAPGVGQVTQNFLICPPINNCVADFTYFQGPPLSVQFYNMSTGGSSNLQWNFGDGNISYLPNPVHTYASAGSYYVTLTSGYPNTNCYDYETKIIQLGDTTSSGCQAYFYAYQDPINSSIVQFENQSVGNIETFTWLFGDGTSTTVTSPGNPNVTHQYNAPGVYNACLTVQGIDSLCYSNFCRLVVIDSIPNVCQSSYTYSPLPGATSNTIQFYNTSISSTQLNYYWNFGDPTSGTNNSSIIADPIHTFPSLPYPAYYQVCLTIMSDDTSCFDTFCQEVVINPANSCSAAFTYAPSPNGSSYITFTDLSIGNIDSWTWQFGDGTAQTIYAPNNPNITHTYQAQGVYTACLFIQTTDSCSSTYCLDVIVGDTLPGCQSYFSYDLISGNNVAQFFDHSTGNPTQWSWDFGDGFTSTEQNPIHEFEVSGPYSTFNVCLTIWNTSTNCYDTFCKLVILTNNQGCEADFTVNPAPGSLSTFLFDDQSVGDIESWTWDFGDGTVETITAPNSPDVSHTFSNPGYYMVCLVIQGADSCSSTKCSIVAVMDTIWSCQSQFTYYPMDSLNTGANTFQFVDLSTGNPEQWYWDFGDGSVSYDQNPVHTYPSIGTYYVCLTIGGPNCQSVWCAEVQVAPAGNCASYFTYYNLGLTVNFQGMMLDPTISAVTFEWDFGDNQSATGPSAVHTYTNPGIYYATLVTTSYWNGMVCTYSSSQMITVGDSTVWNQIYGQVFAGNFPMQQGMVMLMSVDTTNTFVPFVDIAMIDSSGVYYFPMVPQGNYVIYAIPFEYGYLPTYYGNVLYWQDATVINLGTAANPYNINLIEGDSYVPGNGNIEGEITQGDFSSSLIDKVTMLLKDSQGNVILYSQVDEAGLFEFPQLAYGTYYLYAEMAGCYSQSIMVVIDEATPTVTINLKLSGNNILGRNDQQLVLDAGVVYPNPVKETARISIRLSKASDLNIEILNMSGQVVDYLNESIGTGENLVSIPVKNLAPGIYSLRIYTSDGLLLNRKLVKTN; translated from the coding sequence ATGAAAAAGCTCTATCTATTATTCCTCATGTGTATGCTTGCCTTTATGGCTTCAGCTCAAACATTTGTGGTCATTTCAGGAACGGTAAACGATATCAATACGGGCATGCCCATCGTTAACCAGGCTGTACTTGTCCAGAGCGATTCCACCGGAGGATTTATCTATGTCAATACTGTATACACCAATCCTAACGGGTATTATCTTGATACAGTTCCTGTGATTTCTCCAGCGCTTCCAACGGTGATTACTGTTTCCACTATTGATTGCCAGGACTTTGCGGTAACCTTTTGCCTTACCGTAGCTCCCGGGGTCGGACAGGTTACACAAAACTTCCTGATTTGTCCGCCCATTAATAATTGTGTGGCTGATTTCACTTATTTCCAGGGCCCACCTCTTTCGGTTCAGTTCTACAACATGTCAACAGGGGGCAGTTCAAACCTTCAGTGGAATTTTGGAGATGGGAATATTTCTTATCTGCCCAATCCGGTTCATACCTATGCATCAGCAGGTTCGTATTATGTTACCCTTACCTCAGGTTATCCAAATACCAACTGTTATGATTATGAGACGAAAATCATTCAACTGGGAGATACTACTTCCTCAGGTTGCCAGGCTTACTTCTATGCCTACCAGGATCCGATAAACTCTTCAATCGTTCAGTTTGAAAATCAATCTGTTGGAAATATTGAAACCTTTACCTGGTTATTTGGCGATGGGACCAGCACCACGGTGACCTCCCCTGGTAATCCTAATGTGACGCATCAGTACAATGCCCCGGGTGTTTACAATGCCTGCCTGACTGTTCAGGGTATTGATTCACTTTGTTACAGCAATTTCTGCAGATTGGTTGTGATTGATTCAATTCCTAATGTTTGCCAGTCAAGTTATACATATAGTCCATTGCCAGGAGCCACCTCGAATACCATTCAGTTCTACAATACCTCCATTTCTTCCACCCAGCTTAATTATTACTGGAATTTCGGGGATCCGACTTCAGGTACCAATAATAGTAGTATCATAGCCGATCCGATACATACCTTTCCTTCCCTTCCTTACCCGGCTTACTACCAGGTATGTCTTACCATCATGAGTGACGACACCAGTTGCTTTGATACCTTCTGTCAGGAAGTGGTTATCAATCCGGCCAATTCCTGTTCTGCGGCCTTCACTTACGCTCCTTCACCCAATGGATCGAGTTATATCACTTTCACTGACCTTTCTATAGGTAACATCGACAGCTGGACCTGGCAGTTTGGGGATGGTACAGCGCAAACCATTTATGCTCCCAATAATCCAAACATTACACATACCTACCAGGCTCAGGGAGTTTACACTGCTTGTCTTTTTATTCAGACCACCGACAGTTGCTCATCTACCTATTGCCTGGATGTGATTGTTGGTGATACACTACCCGGTTGTCAGTCCTATTTTAGCTATGACCTTATTTCCGGAAATAATGTTGCTCAGTTCTTTGACCATTCAACAGGCAATCCTACCCAATGGTCATGGGATTTCGGTGATGGATTTACCTCAACCGAGCAGAATCCTATCCATGAATTTGAGGTCAGCGGACCCTACAGCACTTTCAATGTATGCTTAACAATTTGGAACACTAGTACCAACTGTTACGATACCTTCTGTAAACTCGTCATCCTTACCAATAACCAGGGTTGTGAAGCTGATTTTACAGTCAACCCGGCACCTGGTAGCTTGTCAACTTTCCTTTTCGACGACCAGTCAGTGGGTGATATCGAATCCTGGACATGGGATTTTGGTGATGGTACTGTTGAAACCATTACTGCACCCAATAGCCCTGATGTATCCCATACTTTCTCAAATCCGGGTTACTATATGGTTTGCCTGGTTATTCAGGGTGCTGATAGCTGCTCATCTACAAAATGTTCTATCGTTGCGGTAATGGATACTATCTGGAGCTGCCAGTCGCAATTCACCTATTATCCTATGGATTCGCTGAATACAGGTGCTAATACCTTCCAATTTGTTGATCTCTCCACCGGTAATCCTGAACAATGGTACTGGGACTTTGGTGATGGATCAGTTTCCTACGATCAGAACCCTGTTCATACCTATCCATCTATCGGAACTTATTATGTCTGCCTGACTATTGGAGGCCCGAATTGCCAGAGTGTTTGGTGTGCAGAAGTCCAGGTGGCACCAGCCGGCAATTGCGCCAGTTACTTCACCTATTATAACCTTGGCCTTACTGTGAACTTCCAGGGCATGATGCTTGATCCTACCATCAGTGCTGTTACTTTCGAGTGGGATTTCGGTGATAATCAATCCGCTACAGGACCTTCTGCCGTGCATACCTATACCAATCCGGGGATATACTATGCAACCCTTGTGACTACGAGCTACTGGAATGGCATGGTTTGTACCTATAGTTCTTCACAAATGATTACCGTTGGTGATAGTACTGTATGGAATCAGATCTACGGACAGGTATTTGCAGGGAATTTCCCCATGCAGCAGGGTATGGTTATGCTGATGTCAGTGGATACCACGAATACCTTCGTGCCTTTTGTTGACATTGCCATGATCGATTCATCAGGTGTGTATTATTTCCCAATGGTCCCACAAGGTAATTACGTGATCTATGCCATTCCGTTTGAATATGGCTATTTACCAACTTACTACGGAAATGTATTATACTGGCAGGATGCTACGGTTATTAATCTTGGGACTGCCGCCAATCCATATAATATCAACCTGATTGAGGGTGATTCCTATGTACCTGGCAATGGTAATATTGAAGGAGAAATTACACAGGGTGATTTCAGCAGTTCATTAATTGATAAGGTAACTATGCTGCTCAAAGATTCCCAGGGGAATGTTATCCTGTATTCCCAGGTAGATGAAGCCGGACTTTTCGAATTCCCGCAACTGGCCTACGGAACTTATTATCTCTATGCTGAAATGGCAGGTTGTTACAGTCAGAGTATAATGGTTGTTATCGATGAAGCAACACCAACTGTAACTATCAACCTGAAACTCAGTGGTAACAACATTCTTGGCCGCAACGATCAACAACTGGTGCTGGATGCTGGCGTGGTATATCCAAACCCTGTGAAAGAAACCGCCCGGATCTCCATCAGATTGAGTAAAGCCTCGGATCTGAATATTGAAATTCTTAATATGAGCGGACAGGTGGTTGACTACCTTAATGAAAGTATTGGAACCGGGGAAAACCTTGTGTCAATTCCTGTGAAAAATCTGGCCCCCGGCATCTATTCACTCAGGATCTATACCTCGGATGGATTACTCCTGAACAGGAAACTCGTGAAAACAAACTAA